Proteins encoded by one window of Chondromyces crocatus:
- a CDS encoding lytic transglycosylase domain-containing protein, with the protein MSFVHKIPPMVSALAFGYGVGMAAPDAAITPVRAAVTAYEHQGGAVGSGAGRTAATVRRASGGPESREVAFQVRGKTNDASSPSALPKRESRELERLRDVDPRGRDEAAACSLERPTHSQPPRYASASDAFVDDVEDLDTASSEALSRLQLPDISLTMTRRTIKYVRFFTRSERGRGMFETWLKRSGRYQDMVQQTLREWRLPEDLIWLAMIESGFDARARSPAGAVGLWQFMPATGAVYGLHQDRFMDLRKNPRLATQAAAHHLRDLHQRFGDWNLALAAYNMGYEQLLSKIDRYNTADFNELARQGALPQETAAYVPKIAAAALVANNLERFGFDGVKLARPIDAAEMAVPAGTPLRTLAKAAGASTATLRTLNPDLLQDRVPPGRSDYLIMIPAESLARAQASLPALLDTEPLATNDVTVLDPVDLLGGREFTRQPRGEESLLSLLPKPKRRSLRDPVEALVQDIQGGSDDAEDPSPRRRSRDRRSLLMYKVGPGDTLLGVARQFAVDVEDLARDNGMDPDGRLREGGLLKLRVRQELVDKMGSAPAPEGDGAATAKETTASKSERSARGTVPVRADEPTPSSTERRVVPAASSKAREEAGRKDAKERSRKSKS; encoded by the coding sequence ATGAGCTTCGTCCACAAGATCCCTCCCATGGTCTCGGCCCTGGCGTTTGGTTACGGGGTTGGGATGGCGGCTCCGGATGCGGCGATCACGCCGGTACGGGCTGCAGTGACAGCATATGAGCACCAAGGGGGCGCTGTCGGAAGTGGAGCAGGGCGGACGGCGGCCACGGTGCGGCGAGCATCAGGGGGGCCGGAGTCCCGTGAGGTCGCGTTCCAGGTCCGAGGGAAGACGAATGACGCTTCGTCGCCGTCGGCGCTGCCGAAGCGTGAGTCGAGAGAGCTCGAGCGGCTTCGGGATGTGGATCCCAGAGGGCGTGACGAGGCGGCGGCGTGCTCGCTCGAGCGCCCGACCCATTCGCAGCCACCTCGATATGCCTCCGCTTCGGATGCCTTCGTCGACGACGTCGAAGATCTCGACACGGCCAGCTCGGAGGCGCTCTCGCGGCTGCAGCTGCCCGACATCTCGCTGACCATGACCCGGCGCACCATCAAGTACGTGCGCTTCTTCACGCGGTCGGAGCGAGGGCGGGGGATGTTCGAGACCTGGCTGAAGCGCAGCGGCCGCTACCAGGACATGGTCCAGCAGACGCTGCGCGAGTGGCGCCTCCCCGAAGATCTGATCTGGCTGGCGATGATCGAGAGCGGCTTCGACGCGCGTGCCCGTTCGCCGGCTGGAGCCGTCGGTCTGTGGCAGTTCATGCCTGCCACGGGCGCCGTGTACGGCCTTCACCAGGATCGGTTCATGGATCTGCGCAAGAACCCGCGTCTGGCGACGCAGGCTGCTGCGCATCACCTGCGTGATCTCCATCAGCGGTTCGGCGACTGGAACCTGGCGCTCGCCGCGTACAACATGGGCTACGAGCAGCTCCTCTCCAAGATCGACCGTTACAATACGGCGGACTTCAACGAGCTCGCCCGGCAAGGGGCTCTGCCGCAGGAGACCGCGGCCTATGTGCCGAAGATCGCTGCGGCTGCGCTCGTCGCGAACAACCTGGAGCGCTTCGGGTTCGACGGCGTGAAGCTGGCCCGTCCCATCGACGCGGCCGAGATGGCGGTCCCGGCGGGGACGCCCCTGCGCACCCTGGCGAAGGCGGCTGGCGCCTCCACGGCGACCCTGCGCACCTTGAACCCCGACCTGCTCCAGGATCGTGTGCCTCCGGGTCGCAGCGACTACCTGATCATGATTCCGGCCGAGTCGCTGGCGCGTGCGCAGGCGTCTCTGCCGGCGCTGCTCGACACGGAGCCTCTGGCGACGAACGACGTCACCGTGCTCGATCCGGTCGATCTCCTCGGAGGTCGTGAGTTCACGCGCCAGCCGCGAGGGGAGGAGAGCCTCCTCTCCCTCTTGCCGAAGCCGAAGCGCCGTTCGCTGCGTGATCCGGTGGAGGCGCTGGTGCAGGACATCCAGGGGGGGAGCGACGATGCCGAGGACCCCTCGCCGAGGCGTCGTTCGCGCGATCGACGCTCCCTGCTGATGTACAAGGTCGGGCCCGGGGATACCCTCCTCGGCGTCGCACGGCAGTTTGCCGTGGATGTCGAGGACCTCGCGCGTGACAATGGTATGGACCCAGACGGGCGGTTGCGCGAGGGCGGGTTGTTGAAGCTGCGCGTACGGCAGGAGCTCGTCGACAAGATGGGGAGCGCTCCGGCACCCGAGGGCGACGGGGCAGCGACCGCCAAGGAAACCACCGCTTCGAAGAGCGAGCGATCGGCGCGTGGGACAGTCCCGGTACGCGCCGATGAGCCCACCCCGTCATCTACGGAGCGGCGCGTCGTACCCGCCGCCTCCTCGAAGGCACGGGAAGAGGCGGGCCGTAAGGATGCGAAGGAGCGCTCCAGGAAGAGCAAGAGCTGA
- the tssH gene encoding type VI secretion system ATPase TssH codes for MMLVGTKSIVKQLTRNCTTALETAIGQCVNARHYEVTLEHLMLALLDDAGSDIAFLAMHYDLDPAHLRAALTRSLEELRKGNAGRPTLSPVMLEWMQDAWVVGSMEYGFQKVRSGLLFLRLVEQPTRYSVSGIGAYLEGISREDLKTNLAKIISGSKEDAETAAAASGAGGAGGGKLPAGTASASADSALAKFCVDYTGRARAGQIDPIFGREREIRQIIDILARRRKNNPIIVGDAGVGKTALVEGLALMVVESTAENPRVPPLLQGVEILGLDLGLLQAGAGVKGEFENRLKQVINEVKGSPKPIILFIDEAHTMIGAGGSQGGGDAANLLKPALARGELRTIAATTWTEYKKYFEKDAALERRFQPVKVDEPSEKVATVMLRGLRPKFEQAHNVIVRDEAVTAAVRLSARYISGRQLPDKAVDLLDTCSARVKVALQQKPAQVEDAEILIENLETELNSLERDRDKGAHVDEEHVAELKDKLVKARTDLETVRGEYAKESEGTKRVVEARKKMDEAKTEEERDAARREVVQALDDLTASQGEVPLLRPDVDEAMVASVVSAWTGIPVGKMVQDDVKALLEMEDRLQRRIKGQAFGITTIAKELRAARAGLKPLNTPQGVFLLVGPSGVGKTETALGIADLMFGGERMMTVINMSEFQEKHTVSRLIGSPPGYVGFGEGGMLTEAVRQRPYTVVLLDEVEKADPDVLNLFYQVFDKGMLSDGEGRLVDFKNTVVILTSNLATDKITNLTVGAREDDPARQLDADSGFIQEIIDSVKPALSAHFKPALLARMTIVPYLPISPDAMGDITRLKLDGLVDRLRKSQRIEATYTDEMVTTIARRCTEVDTGARNIDHILRATLLPQLSVAILEKMSEGGLPKRVELGVDSSSNFTIEFSS; via the coding sequence ATGATGCTCGTCGGCACCAAGTCCATCGTCAAGCAGCTCACTCGCAATTGCACCACCGCCCTAGAGACGGCCATCGGGCAGTGCGTGAACGCGCGCCATTACGAGGTAACGCTCGAGCATCTGATGCTCGCGTTGCTCGATGACGCCGGCTCCGACATCGCGTTCCTGGCCATGCATTACGACCTGGATCCGGCCCACCTGCGCGCCGCGCTCACGCGCAGCCTGGAGGAGCTCCGGAAAGGCAACGCCGGACGACCGACGCTGTCGCCGGTCATGCTGGAGTGGATGCAGGACGCCTGGGTCGTCGGTTCGATGGAGTATGGCTTCCAGAAGGTGCGGAGCGGCTTGCTGTTCCTCCGCCTGGTGGAGCAGCCGACGCGGTACTCCGTGAGTGGGATCGGTGCCTACCTGGAAGGCATCTCCAGAGAAGATCTGAAGACCAACCTGGCCAAGATCATCTCGGGCTCGAAGGAGGATGCCGAGACGGCGGCGGCGGCCAGCGGGGCTGGTGGCGCCGGCGGAGGCAAGCTGCCGGCGGGTACGGCCAGCGCTTCGGCGGACTCGGCGCTCGCAAAGTTCTGTGTCGACTACACGGGTCGCGCAAGAGCAGGGCAGATCGACCCGATCTTCGGGCGTGAGAGGGAGATCCGGCAGATCATCGACATCCTGGCTCGTCGCCGGAAGAACAACCCCATCATCGTCGGTGACGCCGGTGTCGGTAAGACCGCACTGGTCGAAGGCCTGGCGCTGATGGTCGTGGAAAGCACCGCGGAGAACCCGCGGGTGCCCCCGCTCCTCCAGGGCGTGGAGATCCTGGGCCTCGACCTCGGTCTTCTTCAGGCTGGCGCTGGTGTGAAGGGCGAGTTCGAGAACCGACTCAAGCAGGTCATCAACGAGGTGAAGGGGTCGCCGAAGCCCATCATCCTCTTCATCGACGAGGCCCACACGATGATCGGCGCCGGCGGCTCGCAGGGGGGTGGAGACGCCGCGAACCTGCTCAAGCCCGCCCTCGCGCGAGGAGAGCTGCGCACGATCGCCGCGACGACCTGGACCGAGTACAAGAAGTACTTCGAGAAGGATGCCGCGCTGGAGCGAAGGTTCCAGCCCGTGAAGGTGGATGAGCCGAGCGAGAAGGTGGCCACCGTCATGCTTCGCGGTCTCCGTCCCAAGTTCGAGCAGGCGCACAACGTCATCGTCCGTGATGAAGCCGTGACGGCCGCCGTGCGGTTGAGCGCTCGCTACATCAGCGGACGCCAGCTGCCCGACAAGGCGGTCGATCTGCTCGATACGTGCTCGGCGCGTGTGAAGGTCGCGCTGCAGCAGAAGCCGGCCCAGGTCGAGGACGCCGAGATCCTCATCGAGAATCTGGAGACGGAGCTCAACTCGCTCGAGCGCGATCGAGACAAGGGAGCGCACGTCGACGAGGAGCACGTCGCCGAGCTGAAGGACAAGCTCGTCAAGGCGCGTACGGATCTGGAGACGGTCCGCGGCGAGTACGCGAAGGAGTCGGAGGGGACGAAGCGGGTCGTCGAGGCTCGCAAGAAGATGGACGAAGCCAAGACGGAGGAGGAGCGCGATGCGGCTCGCCGTGAGGTCGTGCAAGCGCTCGATGACCTCACTGCCTCTCAGGGCGAGGTGCCCCTGCTCCGGCCGGATGTGGACGAGGCCATGGTCGCGAGCGTCGTTTCTGCCTGGACCGGCATCCCTGTAGGGAAGATGGTGCAGGATGACGTGAAGGCGCTTCTCGAGATGGAGGACCGCCTGCAGCGCCGGATCAAGGGTCAGGCCTTCGGCATCACCACGATTGCCAAGGAGCTGCGCGCTGCGCGTGCCGGTCTCAAGCCGCTGAACACCCCTCAGGGCGTGTTCCTGCTGGTCGGGCCGAGCGGTGTCGGTAAGACGGAGACCGCGCTCGGTATCGCCGACCTGATGTTCGGTGGAGAGCGGATGATGACCGTCATCAACATGTCGGAGTTCCAGGAGAAGCACACGGTCTCCCGGCTCATCGGCTCTCCGCCCGGCTACGTCGGCTTCGGCGAGGGCGGTATGCTCACCGAGGCCGTTCGGCAGAGGCCGTACACGGTGGTTCTCCTCGACGAGGTCGAGAAGGCCGACCCCGACGTGCTGAACCTTTTCTACCAGGTGTTCGACAAGGGCATGTTGAGCGACGGGGAGGGCAGGCTCGTCGACTTCAAGAACACAGTGGTCATCCTGACCAGCAACCTCGCGACCGACAAGATCACCAACCTGACCGTCGGCGCACGTGAGGATGATCCGGCGCGTCAGCTCGACGCGGATTCCGGATTCATCCAGGAGATCATCGACTCGGTGAAACCGGCGCTGTCTGCGCATTTCAAGCCGGCGTTGCTCGCTCGTATGACGATCGTGCCCTACCTGCCGATTTCTCCTGACGCGATGGGCGACATCACCCGCCTCAAGCTCGATGGTCTGGTCGATCGGCTCCGGAAGAGCCAGCGCATCGAGGCGACCTACACCGACGAGATGGTCACGACGATCGCCAGGCGTTGCACCGAGGTGGATACCGGCGCCCGAAACATCGATCACATCCTCCGCGCAACCCTGCTGCCCCAGCTCTCCGTCGCCATCCTCGAGAAGATGTCGGAGGGTGGGCTACCCAAGCGCGTGGAGCTCGGGGTCGACAGCTCCAGCAACTTTACAATCGAGTTCTCCAGCTGA
- the tssJ gene encoding type VI secretion system lipoprotein TssJ translates to MVVRTVFAGKATKTSPSSRQTRRVWGLLAGLALGALGASWAAGCSQAPPPEVPAPCDVQIVTLNLFAADNINPNENGNPRPVVVRLYQLKSEVRLENATYDEVLLKDKDVLQEDIAKMDEVEVFPNDLVEVKFERIKEASHLAGVALFHSPKGNSWKTFYEFPLPPGEAQCGGRSSDAGAQADPRATFFVESTRIDNGSQFDESMFPNATAVRRLNLPKRAAAPEQGGGFTPTPR, encoded by the coding sequence ATGGTTGTGCGCACGGTGTTCGCAGGAAAAGCGACGAAGACCTCGCCTTCGAGTCGGCAGACTCGGAGGGTGTGGGGACTCTTGGCTGGGCTCGCCTTGGGGGCTCTGGGCGCCAGCTGGGCTGCGGGATGTTCGCAAGCACCCCCTCCCGAGGTGCCTGCACCCTGTGACGTGCAGATCGTCACACTCAACCTGTTCGCGGCCGACAACATCAACCCCAACGAGAACGGCAATCCGCGGCCGGTGGTGGTGCGCCTCTATCAGTTGAAGAGCGAAGTCCGCCTGGAGAACGCGACCTACGATGAGGTGCTGCTCAAGGACAAGGATGTTCTCCAGGAGGACATCGCCAAGATGGACGAGGTGGAGGTCTTTCCGAACGACCTCGTCGAGGTCAAGTTCGAGCGGATCAAGGAGGCCAGCCACCTGGCCGGGGTTGCCCTCTTCCACAGCCCCAAGGGCAACAGCTGGAAGACCTTCTACGAGTTCCCCCTCCCCCCAGGGGAGGCCCAGTGCGGCGGTCGAAGCTCCGATGCTGGTGCCCAGGCCGACCCCAGGGCGACCTTCTTCGTCGAGTCGACGAGGATCGACAACGGGAGCCAGTTCGACGAGTCGATGTTCCCGAATGCCACCGCCGTCAGACGCCTGAACTTGCCCAAGCGGGCTGCGGCGCCTGAGCAGGGGGGCGGCTTCACGCCTACACCAAGGTAA
- the tssK gene encoding type VI secretion system baseplate subunit TssK: MIHPRKPVWTEGLFMTPQHLQQQDQYHEALLHSRLRAIMAYDWGVTGVQFDERALAAGQLKLTKCHGVFPDGTGFFVGDRGEDQVEARPLEGVFPAALEALDVFLAVPNPRETAANISLDPAKAGPAQRFVASQTTVPDLNTGRNDTSVTWARGNMRLLFGTEPRDAYQTVRIAQLVRDRTGSIVLKRNFIPPILHIGASDHIMTGMRRILSALVGKQKSLAEGRRMRTAASVDFQFSDTAKFWMLHTMNSYIPIVSHLVDHGDAHPEQCFIVLGSLIGELCTFAADGDPTSIPKFNYLELGDVFDPVFERAMALISGVLAEQFVIVPMEKREDGMYLGKFEDPKLPRSSEMFLEAKGADEATLRERLPRLLKVGSWTQIGYILNAAMPGVRVAVEYRPPGAIPVKPGVIYLRVDQSGDYWNDILGSGTIAIYQPIDPQKVDLRLIAVPAGQGR; this comes from the coding sequence ATGATCCACCCGCGCAAGCCTGTCTGGACGGAGGGGCTCTTCATGACCCCTCAACACCTGCAGCAGCAGGACCAGTACCACGAGGCACTGCTCCACTCGCGCCTGCGCGCGATTATGGCCTACGACTGGGGCGTCACTGGTGTGCAGTTCGACGAGCGGGCCCTTGCGGCCGGCCAGCTCAAGCTGACGAAGTGCCATGGCGTCTTCCCGGATGGCACCGGCTTTTTCGTCGGTGACCGCGGTGAAGACCAGGTCGAGGCGCGCCCGCTGGAAGGCGTATTCCCGGCCGCCCTCGAGGCGCTCGACGTCTTCCTCGCCGTGCCGAACCCTCGGGAGACCGCGGCCAACATCAGCCTGGATCCTGCGAAGGCTGGTCCAGCACAACGCTTCGTGGCCTCCCAGACGACGGTGCCGGACCTCAACACTGGCCGGAACGACACGTCGGTGACCTGGGCGCGCGGCAACATGCGGCTCCTCTTCGGGACAGAGCCCCGTGACGCCTACCAGACGGTGCGCATCGCCCAGCTGGTTCGAGACCGAACGGGTTCGATCGTTCTCAAGCGGAACTTCATCCCTCCGATCCTGCACATCGGAGCATCCGATCACATCATGACCGGGATGCGGCGCATCCTGTCCGCGCTGGTCGGCAAGCAGAAGTCCCTGGCAGAAGGGCGTCGGATGCGCACCGCAGCGTCCGTCGACTTCCAGTTCTCCGACACGGCCAAGTTCTGGATGCTCCACACGATGAACTCGTACATCCCGATCGTGTCGCACCTCGTCGACCACGGTGATGCGCATCCGGAGCAGTGCTTCATCGTGCTCGGATCACTCATCGGTGAGCTGTGCACCTTCGCCGCCGATGGTGACCCGACGTCGATCCCCAAGTTCAACTACCTCGAGCTGGGCGACGTCTTCGATCCCGTCTTCGAGCGCGCGATGGCCCTCATCTCGGGTGTCCTGGCCGAGCAGTTCGTCATCGTGCCGATGGAGAAGCGCGAGGACGGCATGTACCTCGGCAAGTTCGAAGACCCGAAGCTGCCACGGAGCAGCGAGATGTTCCTCGAAGCCAAGGGCGCCGACGAAGCCACGCTTCGGGAGCGCCTGCCGCGCCTGCTCAAGGTCGGTTCGTGGACCCAGATCGGGTACATCCTCAACGCCGCCATGCCCGGTGTTCGCGTCGCCGTCGAGTACCGTCCGCCGGGGGCCATCCCCGTAAAGCCCGGTGTGATCTACCTCCGGGTCGACCAGTCGGGCGATTACTGGAACGACATCCTCGGCTCTGGCACGATCGCCATCTACCAGCCGATCGACCCTCAAAAAGTCGATCTCCGTTTGATCGCCGTCCCGGCTGGCCAGGGTCGGTAG
- a CDS encoding DotU family type IV/VI secretion system protein, which translates to MSSSLSQTMYWVCSDVLSLILQLRSSRDLPAPDILQRRVLGLFETMMQNGKEARIPEQDMIDAKFALAAFADEIIYHSNWPGKTQWLQNPLQFQFFQINTAGDGFFTNLDNLHGQRGRTHVAEIYFLCLALGFQGKYRLRQQEGLNAVVEGLGNYVAVAEGGGDALAPNAERKDGSGGAVRRELPFLAIALGLLVAAVLIVIVLRLIVSSNASSVAEAIEKLLGTGK; encoded by the coding sequence ATGAGCAGCAGCCTCTCGCAGACGATGTACTGGGTGTGCTCCGACGTCCTGTCCCTGATCTTGCAGCTCAGGAGCTCCCGGGATCTGCCAGCGCCGGACATCCTTCAGCGCCGCGTGCTCGGCCTGTTCGAGACGATGATGCAGAACGGGAAGGAAGCGCGCATCCCGGAGCAGGACATGATCGACGCGAAGTTCGCCCTGGCGGCCTTCGCGGATGAGATCATCTACCACTCGAACTGGCCCGGAAAGACGCAGTGGCTTCAGAACCCGCTGCAGTTCCAGTTCTTCCAGATCAACACGGCGGGTGACGGCTTCTTCACCAACCTCGACAACCTTCACGGGCAGCGAGGTCGGACGCACGTCGCAGAAATCTACTTCCTCTGCTTGGCCCTCGGCTTCCAGGGGAAATATCGTCTGCGCCAGCAGGAGGGCCTGAATGCGGTCGTCGAGGGGCTCGGGAACTACGTTGCCGTCGCAGAAGGGGGCGGAGATGCCCTCGCTCCCAACGCCGAACGCAAGGATGGCAGCGGTGGCGCGGTGCGGAGGGAGCTGCCTTTCCTCGCGATCGCGCTCGGCCTGCTGGTTGCTGCTGTTTTGATTGTCATCGTGCTCCGGCTCATCGTCAGCTCGAACGCGAGTAGCGTGGCCGAAGCCATCGAAAAGCTCCTGGGTACTGGGAAATAA
- the tssM gene encoding type VI secretion system membrane subunit TssM: MWVWILSGLLLALVWAAWFLLRPPADGPPVEIFPTWMAVTVTAVVVLLLVGLVVYRRVRAARAARALEKAIAQQAQEQALNAKPERRAEIQELHRQVQTGIDSLKRSKLGSGRSGADALYSLPWYVMVGPPGAGKTTALRHSGLVFPYLDPEGGGVRGVGGTRNCDWWFTNEAILLDTAGRYTTESEDHDEWMAFLELLLKFREEMPLNGVIVAVSISELLDASAEQIEQISRNVRARIDEMQQTLHMTLPVYILFTKVDLIAGFVEYMGDLKKSERSQPWGSTIRLDEDKSDPGTVFDREFDVLIERLHERVVKRMMNERSRDVKERVYQFPLEFAAVKANLADFLKGAFAPSAGSAPLPILRGFYFTSGVQEGRPLDRVVGSMARAFGLRPGGDEDGGVKESKSFFLRDVFMNIIFPDQTLAARSEKELRRLRTQRILVLAAAALIALLFLIPAFISFFNNRALVAATDRVSQEVAVVNWNDGTNAADKVDRLDQLREHVRLLDQYTEDTPVEYGWFMYQGDDLFKPTLDQYNASLREGFVAPVKARLEDRLDRVREGEYLEGYNALRSYLLLGDKVHLQEEDKWQTGRLTQVWSEILKPSTDLSEGDLKAKLAPHSGYYVDLMKRGVIPAEPLNEALIQKARDELRKIDPTRRYYDQFVTVLRDEKFDESGPNVYENLKYPPVALNYMFGDRSEVLTKVRSAQHERTGKWFEIAGPYTAKGYAQVMESLKEGRKKLERELWVLPLTIEETKQGERIQKELDRVRQDYENEYINQWESFFRDIQVEVPPTNRDAIEEFKILSTPDWPYRRLLQRLGDETQFAQEQSAVQDTLFTDGGILSQLKNRVQRRLEGRLRMRLDGVMPGDQQQLYNPIPEKFESMVRFGVPAPTEEGKPPPPAPGLNKYVSLLEQLAGEMGSIEEGPPGTDTNRAREAFQNAVKEAQGLLLSMDDTGQRLMTPLLMNPLRQAYKAMVRRAGGAASGLWEVVVWPHYRDKLKDRYPFNLASTRDASFEDTVAFFKPKSGILWGFYDTYLRDMHYQVGHDYYPKQYMQGGMAAAKPFTPFNSNLYNCLRRADEITDSIFPSGGEAPKVTFYINMKTVSPIVSEVLFEVDGQQRLYRNEKEFWHTFTWPGPEPWGAKIRVRGAGGLDEELTREGPWGIFRLFEAGNVTAAKDNDEVFTVTWQMTAPPVSVTMEVKPTRGNHPFPASFFRGTNCPSTIGDWFGKG, from the coding sequence ATGTGGGTTTGGATCCTGAGCGGCCTCTTGCTGGCGCTGGTATGGGCCGCATGGTTCCTGCTGCGGCCGCCGGCAGATGGACCGCCAGTCGAAATTTTCCCGACCTGGATGGCAGTCACCGTCACCGCCGTGGTGGTGCTGCTCCTGGTGGGCTTGGTGGTCTACCGTCGGGTCAGGGCGGCCAGAGCAGCCAGGGCGCTCGAGAAGGCCATCGCTCAGCAAGCGCAAGAGCAGGCGCTCAATGCGAAGCCGGAGCGACGTGCCGAGATCCAGGAGCTGCACCGTCAGGTGCAGACCGGCATCGACTCGCTGAAGCGCTCCAAGCTGGGATCGGGGCGGAGCGGTGCCGACGCACTCTACTCGCTGCCCTGGTACGTGATGGTCGGGCCGCCTGGCGCTGGCAAGACCACGGCCCTCCGACACTCGGGCCTCGTCTTCCCCTACCTCGATCCCGAAGGCGGCGGTGTCCGCGGCGTGGGGGGTACGCGCAACTGCGACTGGTGGTTCACGAACGAGGCGATCCTCCTCGACACCGCTGGTCGATACACCACCGAGAGCGAGGACCACGACGAGTGGATGGCCTTCCTCGAGCTGCTGCTCAAGTTCCGTGAGGAGATGCCCCTCAACGGCGTCATCGTCGCGGTGAGCATCAGCGAGCTGCTCGACGCGAGCGCTGAGCAGATCGAGCAGATCTCCCGGAATGTGCGGGCCCGGATCGACGAGATGCAGCAGACGCTGCACATGACCCTCCCGGTCTACATCCTTTTCACCAAGGTCGACCTCATCGCCGGCTTCGTCGAGTACATGGGCGACCTCAAGAAGAGCGAGCGCTCGCAGCCCTGGGGCTCGACCATCCGCCTCGACGAGGACAAGTCGGACCCGGGCACGGTGTTCGATCGCGAGTTCGACGTGCTGATCGAGCGCCTGCACGAGCGGGTCGTCAAGCGCATGATGAACGAGCGGAGCCGGGACGTGAAGGAACGCGTCTACCAGTTCCCGCTCGAGTTCGCGGCGGTGAAGGCGAACCTCGCCGACTTCCTCAAGGGAGCGTTCGCGCCCAGCGCGGGCTCGGCGCCGCTGCCGATCCTGCGTGGCTTCTACTTCACGAGCGGTGTGCAGGAAGGCCGGCCCCTCGATCGCGTGGTCGGATCGATGGCGCGCGCGTTCGGCCTCAGGCCAGGTGGTGACGAGGACGGTGGCGTCAAGGAGTCGAAGAGCTTCTTCCTCCGCGACGTCTTCATGAACATCATCTTCCCGGATCAGACCCTGGCGGCTCGCAGCGAGAAAGAGCTGCGGCGCCTCCGGACGCAGCGGATCCTGGTGCTGGCGGCAGCGGCACTCATCGCGCTGCTCTTCCTGATCCCGGCGTTCATCTCGTTCTTCAACAACCGCGCCCTCGTTGCAGCCACCGACCGTGTCTCGCAGGAGGTGGCGGTCGTCAACTGGAACGATGGGACCAATGCGGCTGACAAGGTCGACCGCCTCGATCAGCTGCGGGAGCATGTGCGGCTGCTCGACCAGTACACGGAGGACACCCCCGTCGAGTACGGCTGGTTCATGTACCAGGGCGATGACCTCTTCAAGCCCACGCTCGATCAGTACAACGCGAGCCTTCGTGAGGGCTTCGTCGCACCCGTCAAGGCGCGCCTCGAAGACCGCCTCGATCGCGTGCGCGAGGGGGAATACCTGGAGGGCTACAATGCGCTCCGCAGCTACCTTTTGCTCGGCGACAAGGTGCACCTCCAGGAGGAGGACAAGTGGCAGACGGGTCGCCTCACCCAGGTGTGGTCGGAGATCCTGAAGCCCTCGACCGATCTCTCCGAGGGGGATCTGAAGGCCAAACTGGCACCCCACAGCGGCTACTACGTCGATCTGATGAAGCGCGGGGTCATCCCTGCGGAGCCCTTGAACGAGGCGCTCATCCAGAAGGCTCGTGACGAGCTGCGGAAGATCGATCCGACCCGTCGCTACTACGATCAGTTCGTCACCGTCCTGCGTGACGAGAAGTTCGATGAGTCGGGGCCCAACGTTTACGAGAACCTGAAGTACCCGCCGGTCGCGTTGAACTACATGTTCGGCGATCGCTCCGAGGTGCTGACCAAGGTGCGCAGCGCACAGCACGAGCGTACGGGGAAGTGGTTCGAGATCGCGGGCCCGTACACGGCGAAGGGGTACGCGCAGGTGATGGAGTCCCTCAAGGAGGGCAGGAAGAAGCTGGAGCGGGAGCTCTGGGTCTTGCCGCTCACCATTGAGGAGACCAAGCAGGGCGAGCGGATCCAGAAAGAGCTCGATCGCGTCCGGCAGGACTACGAGAACGAGTACATCAACCAGTGGGAGAGCTTCTTCCGCGACATCCAGGTGGAGGTCCCGCCCACGAACCGGGACGCCATCGAGGAGTTCAAGATCCTCTCCACGCCCGACTGGCCGTACAGGCGTCTCCTGCAGCGGCTCGGCGACGAGACACAGTTCGCCCAGGAGCAGTCGGCGGTCCAGGACACCCTCTTCACGGATGGTGGCATCCTCTCCCAGCTCAAAAACCGCGTTCAGCGTCGGCTCGAAGGCCGTCTCCGCATGCGCCTCGATGGTGTCATGCCGGGCGACCAGCAGCAGCTCTACAACCCCATCCCCGAGAAGTTCGAGTCGATGGTGCGGTTCGGTGTGCCGGCTCCGACTGAAGAGGGCAAGCCGCCGCCGCCTGCTCCCGGTCTGAACAAGTACGTCTCCTTGCTGGAGCAGCTGGCCGGCGAGATGGGCTCGATCGAGGAAGGCCCGCCGGGGACCGACACCAACAGGGCGCGCGAGGCCTTCCAGAACGCTGTGAAGGAAGCCCAGGGCCTCCTCCTGTCGATGGATGACACGGGTCAGCGGCTGATGACACCGCTGCTCATGAATCCCCTGCGGCAGGCGTACAAGGCCATGGTGAGGCGCGCTGGTGGTGCAGCCAGCGGTCTGTGGGAAGTGGTGGTGTGGCCTCACTACCGCGACAAGCTCAAGGACCGCTACCCGTTCAACCTCGCCTCGACGCGTGACGCGTCGTTCGAGGACACCGTTGCGTTCTTCAAGCCCAAGTCAGGGATCCTCTGGGGCTTCTACGACACCTACCTGCGCGACATGCACTACCAGGTGGGCCACGACTACTATCCGAAGCAGTACATGCAGGGTGGGATGGCGGCGGCGAAGCCGTTCACGCCCTTCAACTCCAACCTGTACAATTGCCTCCGGCGCGCCGATGAGATCACGGACTCCATCTTCCCGAGCGGTGGGGAGGCGCCGAAGGTCACGTTCTACATCAACATGAAGACGGTGAGCCCCATCGTCAGTGAGGTGCTCTTCGAGGTCGACGGTCAGCAGCGGCTCTACCGGAACGAGAAGGAGTTCTGGCACACCTTCACCTGGCCTGGCCCTGAGCCCTGGGGCGCGAAGATCCGCGTGCGAGGCGCAGGCGGCCTGGATGAAGAGCTGACCCGTGAAGGGCCGTGGGGCATCTTCCGGCTGTTCGAGGCCGGCAACGTGACCGCTGCGAAGGACAACGACGAGGTCTTCACCGTGACGTGGCAGATGACCGCGCCGCCCGTCTCGGTGACGATGGAAGTGAAGCCCACCCGAGGGAATCATCCCTTCCCCGCGAGCTTCTTCAGGGGAACGAACTGCCCGTCGACCATCGGCGACTGGTTCGGTAAGGGCTGA